One Candidatus Methylomirabilota bacterium genomic window, CTGCCCCACCGGACACGCCATCCACGGGCCGGTGGCGCGCTCGATGTACTGGAACACGGCCTCGCGCCGGCGGCGCTGGAGCCCGACGACGTAGCCTTGCGCGCGCTCGCGCAGGCGTTGGACGTTGGCCGCCGTGACCATCCCGCGGTCGCCGACGAACACCACGCGGCGCAGCCCGAAGCGCTGCTCCAGGTCCTCGAGGACCTGCGGCACCGTCGTGGCATCGCGGACATTGCCCCGGAAGACGTGGTGCGCGATCGGCCACTGATCGACCATCACCACCCCGACCAGCACCTGGCGGTTGCGCGGCTTGCCATCGCGGCTATGGCCATGGGCCGCCTCCGGCGGCCCATGGCCCTCGAAGTACGTCGAGGTGAGGTCGTAGAACACCAAGTCCACTTTGAGCGAGAAGAGATCGCGCAGACGCAGGTACAGGGCCTGCTCGATCGCCCTCTGCCGCGCGCGCAGCTGATCCAACGTGCGGTACCACTGCTTGAGCTGGCGAAACGCCACGCGCACCCGCGGCTGCCGACTGGCCCGGCGTTCGGCGTCGTCCCGCCAGGCGGGCACCCAGCGCCGCCCGTGCTGATCGCAGACGAAATCGGTCTCCAACCACCGCGCCAGGCCGTGCTCGCTCGTTGGCGCGCACAAGCGGTTGGCCACCAGCACCAGCGCCCGCTCGGCCAGCGCCCGGCCGTCGGCGCGACTGCGCCCGCCCTGCGCGGTGAGCACGGTGTCCACTCCCAGCTCGCGCCACACCGTGCGCGCCACCAGCATCGGCCCCCAATCCCAGGCGCCGGTGGCGTGCACGAGGCCCGACGCGGTCTGCTTGGCGGGCGCGGACTCCCCGCCCAGCAATCGGATCAGCGCATCGAGGTGCGGGACGAGCAGATCTTTGCGGCCGAGATTACAGACGACGCGCTGCTTGGTCGTGCCGTCTTCGCGGTAGGCCTCGACCAAGCGCACGTACTCATGCTGCACGCCTTTGCCGCCCGCCGCCTTGACTGTACGCAGGAACATCGCCCTCCCCTGTCACCGCAGCGTAGAGGCCCGCTCCCTCGGGAGTCAAGAATATTGTGTCTGATCCCTGTCACTACAGATTTTACGAAATCCGGCCCACGCTCTCAGCAATTCGCGTACTTCCACCGCGCTCCCCTGCTCGACAGGGGAAACATGGGCTAGCAGGCTGAGGGTTTCCGCATCCTGCTAGACTTCGAACCAAGCGGCGGCCC contains:
- a CDS encoding IS1634 family transposase; translated protein: MFLRTVKAAGGKGVQHEYVRLVEAYREDGTTKQRVVCNLGRKDLLVPHLDALIRLLGGESAPAKQTASGLVHATGAWDWGPMLVARTVWRELGVDTVLTAQGGRSRADGRALAERALVLVANRLCAPTSEHGLARWLETDFVCDQHGRRWVPAWRDDAERRASRQPRVRVAFRQLKQWYRTLDQLRARQRAIEQALYLRLRDLFSLKVDLVFYDLTSTYFEGHGPPEAAHGHSRDGKPRNRQVLVGVVMVDQWPIAHHVFRGNVRDATTVPQVLEDLEQRFGLRRVVFVGDRGMVTAANVQRLRERAQGYVVGLQRRRREAVFQYIERATGPWMACPVGQTAREKTAPPKTQVQEVASEQPGVRIFVVQSDERLAYERTQRVQAMERVRAQLEALERRVAAGKLTAAAKIGAAAARILTRWHGSRYYDWEYTAGRFRFFEHPVHLKRETAYEGKYVIQTEEPHLTAVEAVQIYKELSEVERAFANLKDVIELRPIFHRTDPRVEAHIFVAALAFLLHRTIEKKLKAAGLDLSATEALRVLRTVRLVEFTLGRGQTKRSVTRGSTRAATILAALGITHLDPPTPPSGSLTVM